The sequence ACACAGGTTGAGAGCCTCGTAAACCCCTGTAATTCATTGTTGATTATTACACCTGCACAGTGTACACCTGTAGGTGAATAAGGATTTTGATTCGTGAGTCATGCTATTGAGTTTGTCGAAACTTCGCTTTTTACATAGCAGATTAAAGAACTTGGCTAAATTTGCCCTACGCGCCAAAATTTAAATAAAGTTAGATTTGGCGAATACTTCTAGAATCCCCACGGCCACTCAAATTTTGATGAATACGCTATTGGAGTTGTCGCAAAAGTCATGACGAATGAAATCATGGCGGCGAGACCATAGCGAAAATGGAGACTAATTATGCAAAATTTTACCTGGAGTAATTTTGGTATTTTGGTAAAGGTGTCAAAATCGCCAACAATGATTCTGATAGAAAATGAACAGGGGCAAGTTTTAAGAATGAGCCTAAGTAAATATCAAGGTTCAGCAATTGAAGTTTATCAAAAAGCTCAACAATTGATAGGTAACGCGGTCACTGTAAGAACAAGTCAAAATACAGCGAATTGGAGTACCACAGAGTGGTTTAGTGATCTTAAGAAAGAGTCAAATTTAAGTGCTCCAGTGGCGATTATAGATAAAACCACCTGTTTAAGTTGTGACGGTGAAGGTTTTTATTTTTTCGCGGGTGGTACTAAGAGAAATAGTTGCTCAAATTGCGAAGGTACTGGAATTCGACCGGAATTCAGGGAGCCCAAAGAAAGAACCGTTAAGTTAAGTGATAAGAAAAAATTCAGTGTGAAACCACTTAATGATTATAGTAATTCATATGTTGACGGTGATTTGGGTTATATCAATACAAAATATTGGAATGGGAACTAAACTCGTGAGGCCAGCTGAGATTGGTAACTGTCGGAGGACAATAAACGTTGATCGGAAACGTGCCTTTCCAAGCGATTTGTAGGTTATAAAAGATCATTATAGAGGGGCGTTGCTACCAGAAGGACTGTGGAAATGACAAATAAAGTCTGATCAATCTCTAGCAAGATTTGGGGCATTACCCCATCAACAGTGGTACTTGCTCGGAAAGTGAATCAATGAGCAAACGAGTTCGCTGCGGTAGATATTTAGTCTTAGGCCAAACGACATGAATATCAATCGGCTGCACTCGATGGCTGTCCATCACCAATTCTAGTTTGCCTGTTTCTACGTAGGGAGCCCCTAACCAATTAGGTAACCACGCATGAATAAATTGAGCCACCCAACCCAATATAAATCAATAACGTAATGCACTTTATGTTTGCTTACAACCAGCTCTAGCTCAAATGATTTGAATTAGAGCCATCAAAAGTCGCAGGGACTGCATCTGAGGTAATAGCTTGAGCTAATTCTTTCAAAAATGGTGTATTTCAGACGAGGTAAATCGTCCCATAGTGCTTGGGAAGTGTTAGGCAAGGATTGCTGTCGAAGTGATATGCAGTTGTCAGTTACTGTTAAAGTGCTGGCAGCATTTAGCAAAATGCCGTCGTCGCTTTTCGAGATGTTCGCAATAATCGGTTAGTGCTTGCAGAGTGCCCACTGGACCATGAAATAGTTTGCCAAACTCTGTGGTTAGTTTGAGCCAATTGTCATGGGGGATATTTAATCTGTTCAGTATCTTGGTGCTACTTTCGTTGATACATCCACGTTTATCATTGCGAATGATTCGGCCTGTATCATCGACTAATTCGAGGTAATCCATTAATGAAAACGCAATGCCATTGGGTTGGTTGTCGCACTCGTTACCAATAAACGGCAGGAGATTGCTTGGCTGCTCACCTTTTAATGCGGCCCGAATACGTAGTTGGATACTGGTATGGTCGGATTGTTCTAGTGTATCAGCGAGTTGCGCTCGAATCGGATTTAAATCAACGTAAGTCATACAGGCTAACACCGCAGCTTTATCGAGTAGGGCTTGCGATTTAAATCGCCCCTCCCAGAAACGACCTGTACAGTTATCCTCTTGATTTGCTTGTCTTGCAATCGGTTCGTTGAGGCAGCGCATAAACCATGAGATATCACATAATCGACTGCGATAAAGGGCGATTGAGTGCTTTAATCTGTTAACCTCATACGCCTCGACCAACTCACCTTTGGCGAATTTGTGCGTTAACACATCGCCTTTAAACAACTTATGCCATTGCTCAAGCACTTCGCGGTCAGTCCAACGATTTGCCGTCTCGATATCGACTCGTAGCACCACATGCAGATGATTCGACATCACTGCATAAGCAGCTACACCAATTGAAAAAACTGCTTCAAGTTCAAACAATAATGACTCTACCCAACCACGCCGATGGTCATAGTTTTTACCCGAGTAACTATCATCGCCACATAAAAAGGCACGCCGCACCACGCGACTACAGCAATGGTAATAAGGTGTGTCTTCAAGGCTTATCTGAGTTCGGCGAGGGCGCGGCATACAAACCTCCTTGTTCAATGCTTAACCAAAGCATAGTAGGAGGTTTACTTCCGCGCTATTAGGGCTGGGTGTCTATGTTTTGGTTTCAGATAAAAATTTCTATGGCTTAACGCCCAACTCAGCGGGCAATTGGAGCGCAGCGTAAATTGATCCGCTGCAGTTGCTTGTGTACGCCCAGCATGGGCATGAACTAATGAGGTGAAAGTCCTCTGTAGGAAGGTCACCGTTCGATAACATGCTGTTATTAAACGTTAACTACTAGCGAATGGCAAGGGCTTACCCGTGAGGGGCGGTCTAAAGGAAGCCGCTAGCAAATTTGCGAGCTGATGAACAAGAACATCATATGAGGCGTAGGCTGAAGGTGAGTTGGCACAAGACGACGAAACCACGTGATCTAACGGCCACCGTAAATGATGCAGCAGTGCAAAGAAAGTTCATGTCCTTATCTGGGGAGATCTGCTTAGCATGCGATCGGTCATTAACCAGTAAGGCTCTGGTCTACAAGTGTCTTGGCTTTTCAATTTCATCGACTGGAAAGAGCGAATTAGATGAAAACCGATAGCGCATGACGGGGCAACTCGGCATGTGATTAAGCAGAAGTCAGCAGACGGCATAGTAGCCCAACGCCTATCGTAATGGATGGGATATGGTGAGGGCTGAACATTTAGAAGAAGGAGGAGTCTTGCCAAACTTGTCGGTATTCACTACGTCGCCAGACGATTACTATCAACAGCGTATTAGCCAGCAACCAGCCTTCAGCAGCAATCTATTTCAGCAACTACTCGAACCTGAGAATCTACACCGAGCTTGGCGACAAGTTAAAGCCAATAAAGGCGCGGCGGGCATCGACGGCATGACCATTGAAGCCTTCCCGCGCTGGATGCAACAAGGCGGCTGGCAACAGTGTAAATCTCAGCTTGAGCGAGGAGAATATCAACCCGCAGCGGTCAGGCGTGTAGAGATCGATAAACCCGATGGCGGTAAACGCAAATTGGGGATCCCCACAGTGATTGATCGTGTGATACAACAAGCAATCGCCCAGATACTCACGCCATTGTTTGACCATGACTTTTCTGTGAATAGCTTCGGCTTTAGGCCGAACAGAAATGCCCAACAGGCGGTGCTGCAAGTCAGGGATATCATCAAACAGAAGCGCAAATTTGCTGTTGATGTTGATCTGTCCAAGTTCTTTGACCGCGTCAACCACGATCTGTTGATGACTCAGTTAAGGAGTAAGGTGCAGGATAAGCGTCTGCTGGCACTTATTGGCAAATACCTACGAGCGGGCGTCATGGTCAACGACCAATTTGAAGCAAGCTTCGAAGGTGTCCCTCAGGGCGGCCCACTCTCACCATTACTATCAAATATCATGCTGGATAGGTTGGATAAAGAATTGGAAAGCCGAGGACATCACTTTGCCCGCTACGCTGATGACTTTATCATCTTGGTGAAGTCTCAACGGGCGGGAGAACGTGTTCTCAAGAGTATTACTCGTTATCTTGATTCGAAGCTAAAACTGATCGTTAACGAGCATAAAAGCCAAGTGGTTAAGGTAGGCCAAAGCAAGTTCCTTGGTTTTACCTTTAACCGAGGAAAGATCCAATGGCATGACAACACGTTGCACATTTTCAAACAAAAGATACGACGACTGACGAACCGCAACTGGGGAGTCAGTATGAGCTATCAACTGTTTAAACTGCGGCAATACATGCAAGGTTGGATCAATTACTTCGGCATAGCCAACGCTTATCAAGGGTGCGTCGATTTAGACCACTGGATCCGCCGCCGAGTGCGTATGTGCTACTGGCGTCAGTGGAGAAAACCACGGACTAAGGTGCAGAATCTACTTAAACGAGGGGTCAGGATCCAAGCAGCCGTTGCTTGTGGGATCACAAGTAAAGGCCCTTGGCGTAGTTCGAAAACACCAGGAATACAGCAAGCACTGAGTAACGAGTACCTAATGAAAGCTGGATTGTATTCACTAAGAGAGGGATGGATTGCTGTTCACTATCCTAACCAGAAAACAGGTTAGGTGTTCTAAATGAACCGCCCTGTGCGGAGCCGCATGCAGGGTGGTGTGGGGGCTGGAGGCTAGATAGATACCTCCGGCTACCCGATTATGCATTTTCAGAAAAACACCTGCTCGGTTACAATTACTCCAGCAACCTGCTTATAGAATGGTTTGTTCTTCTCATCACAAAGCTCTATGAAACTCTTATACGTTGAGGGCTTGGTGAAAAGCAGAGTTACATCTTTCAATTGTATTAGTTCAGACTAGATCTGACACATCATCTTGAAAAGATGAGAGTTACCCACTTTGATAAAGGTGTCGAAACTTCAATCAAAGAAAAAAGGTAACTCTCATGCTTCATACTAACAATCCCATCATTAAACACAAAGCGGGTTTACTCAATCTCGCTGAAGAATTAGGAAACGTGTCTAGAGCGTGTAAAGTCATGGGGCTTTCCCGTGATACTTTCTATCGCTATCAAGAGCTGGTTGAAAACGGCGGCGTTGAGTCGTTGATCAATCAGTCTAGAAGAACACCTAATCTCAAGAATCGTGTCGATGATGTCACTGAAAATGCCGTCTTAACGCATGCTATCGCGTTTCCAGCCCATGGACAGTCTCGCACGAGTAATGAGCTTCGAAAACAAGGGGTATTTGTCTCTGCCAGTGGCGTGCGCTCCATTTGGTTACGGCATGGCTTAGAGAACTTTAAAAAGCGATTAAAAGCCCTCGAAGCCAAAGTCGAGCGAGAAGGGATAATCCTGTCGGATGAACAAGTTGCTGCCCTTGAGCGTAAGCAGCAAGACGATGAAGCCTGCGGTGAAATAGAAACGCATCATCCTGGTTATCTCGGCTCGCAGGATACCTTCTACGTTGGCAATCTAAAGGGCGTAGGCCGGATATATCAGCAAACTTTTGTCGATACCTACAGCAAAGTTGCTTTCGCGAAACTGTATACCACGAAAACCCCAATCACCTCGGCCGATTTACTCAACGACAGAGTTTTACCGTTCTTTGAAGCACAGGCGCTGCCCATGTTGCGCATCTTGACTGACCGAGGAACCGAATACTGTGGCAAAGTGGAACAGCACGACTATCAGCTGTATTTAGCGATAAACGATATAGAACACACTAAGACGAAGGCACGACACCCACAAACGAATGGCATTTGCGAACGGTTCCATAAAACCATTTTGAATGAGTTTTATCAGGTGACTTTCCGCAAAAAACTCTATGGCAACATGGAGGAACTACAGAAAGATCTGGACGAATGGCTGGCTTATTACAACAATGAACGAACCCATCAAGGTAAAATGTGCTGTGGTAGAACACCAATGACCACATTAATCGATGGGAAACGGGTTTGGGCTGAAAAGAATTTAGCTCAAATCTAAGCTGACAGTGACACCCTAAAAAATGGGCAACTGTCAGATCAGGTCTGAGCTAGTACATAGCCGAGAGATTTCAAGCTAATCTGACAGTAAGTTATGAGCGTGAAGCTGACATTAACG is a genomic window of Shewanella sp. GD04112 containing:
- a CDS encoding IS481 family transposase — translated: MLHTNNPIIKHKAGLLNLAEELGNVSRACKVMGLSRDTFYRYQELVENGGVESLINQSRRTPNLKNRVDDVTENAVLTHAIAFPAHGQSRTSNELRKQGVFVSASGVRSIWLRHGLENFKKRLKALEAKVEREGIILSDEQVAALERKQQDDEACGEIETHHPGYLGSQDTFYVGNLKGVGRIYQQTFVDTYSKVAFAKLYTTKTPITSADLLNDRVLPFFEAQALPMLRILTDRGTEYCGKVEQHDYQLYLAINDIEHTKTKARHPQTNGICERFHKTILNEFYQVTFRKKLYGNMEELQKDLDEWLAYYNNERTHQGKMCCGRTPMTTLIDGKRVWAEKNLAQI
- the ltrA gene encoding group II intron reverse transcriptase/maturase; its protein translation is MPNLSVFTTSPDDYYQQRISQQPAFSSNLFQQLLEPENLHRAWRQVKANKGAAGIDGMTIEAFPRWMQQGGWQQCKSQLERGEYQPAAVRRVEIDKPDGGKRKLGIPTVIDRVIQQAIAQILTPLFDHDFSVNSFGFRPNRNAQQAVLQVRDIIKQKRKFAVDVDLSKFFDRVNHDLLMTQLRSKVQDKRLLALIGKYLRAGVMVNDQFEASFEGVPQGGPLSPLLSNIMLDRLDKELESRGHHFARYADDFIILVKSQRAGERVLKSITRYLDSKLKLIVNEHKSQVVKVGQSKFLGFTFNRGKIQWHDNTLHIFKQKIRRLTNRNWGVSMSYQLFKLRQYMQGWINYFGIANAYQGCVDLDHWIRRRVRMCYWRQWRKPRTKVQNLLKRGVRIQAAVACGITSKGPWRSSKTPGIQQALSNEYLMKAGLYSLREGWIAVHYPNQKTG
- a CDS encoding LysR substrate-binding domain-containing protein; its protein translation is MAQFIHAWLPNWLGAPYVETGKLELVMDSHRVQPIDIHVVWPKTKYLPQRTRLLIDSLSEQVPLLMG